From a single Hippoglossus stenolepis isolate QCI-W04-F060 chromosome 2, HSTE1.2, whole genome shotgun sequence genomic region:
- the LOC118115262 gene encoding LOW QUALITY PROTEIN: neuronal pentraxin receptor (The sequence of the model RefSeq protein was modified relative to this genomic sequence to represent the inferred CDS: inserted 1 base in 1 codon), protein MKFVVVLVGAGTLAFLGAVICIIASVYPRKNAAPLGDNSTLTSESLLLEPGSVAHAGPLGALHGAESYGGGNGLGGIGLEVPTLNELNLGEETGGGSAKQFSFSRLICTPVPVGECKTKDLRREQQQADEPLYGAGDEDWTYLRTTAEELRQMVLQQNDQILMDQRTIRELTGKLSECESGLEDDRTVPERSIGVWSGNRRVMAGDEVSSSTAAQLQTARAVEELARAIMDLKDRIEKLEAEIGPAALNLTDASLGTSGSSSSNTGSSSSSGSPGGNTVKAPAPPAGSASSPPAAAAPGSRRPASPASPASPAPKPPAPKVSPGRGKGTWRVEDLEGELERKIKMLEKERQAMRKETHGQHEKINQGLDTVNHRVTELEHTLTEPSFPDGFVLSFPMRTNYMYGLVRKEISEMYAFTACVWLKAKEGGIGTPFSYSVPGQPNELVLLQGVHNPVELLINDKVAQLPLSLPQDEWQHICVSWTLRDGVWKAYQGGKMKGRGEGLAAWHPIKPGGVLILGQEQDTLGGRFDASQALVGELSQFNLWDRVLKPIEVAALAECSSPRXGNIAPWTDLDVDVYGGATKESLDPCHAAQRSNPSSPRQ, encoded by the exons ATGAAGTtcgtggtggtgctggtgggaGCGGGCACCTTGGCCTTCCTCGGCGCCGTCATCTGCATCATCGCCAGTGTTTATCCCCGGAAAAACGCCGCGCCTCTCGGCGACAACAGCACCCTGACATCGGAGTCGCTGCTCCTGGAGCCCGGCTCGGTGGCTCACGCCGGCCCGCTGGGCGCGCTGCACGGAGCCGAGTCCTACGGAGGAGGCAACGGGCTCGGCGGCATCGGACTGGAGGTGCCCACTCTGAACGAGCTCAACCTCGGCGAGGAGACGGGAGGAGGCTCCGCGAAGCAGTTCAGCTTCAGCCGCCTGATCTGCACCCCTGTGCCGGTGGGAGAGTGCAAGACGAAGGACCTGAGgcgggagcagcagcaggcggacgAGCCGCTGTACGGAGCCGGGGACGAGGACTGGACTTACCTCCGCACCACCGCGGAGGAGCTCCGGCAGATGGTCCTGCAGCAGAACGACCAGATCCTCATGGACCAGAGGACCATCCGGGAGCTGACGGGGAAGCTGAGCGAGTGCGAGAGCGGCCTGGAGGACGACCGGACCGTCCCGGAGCGGAGCATCGGGGTGTGGAGCGGGAACCGGCGCGTCATGGCCGGGGACGAGGTGAGCTCCTCCACCGCGGCGCAGCTGCAGACCGCGCGGGCTGTGGAGGAGCTGGCCCGGGCCATCATGGACCTGAAGGACCGCATAGAGAAACTGGAG GCGGAGATAGGCCCGGCTGCACTGAACCTCACCGACGCATCCCTGGGTAcaagcggcagcagcagcagtaacactggcagcagcagcagcagcggcagcccGGGTGGTAACACCGTCAAGGCCCCTGCTCCACCAGCCGGCAGTGCTTCCTCCCCACCTGCAGCCGCCGCCCCAGGCAGCCGCCGTCCCGCCTCCCCTGCGTCCCCCGCTTCCCCTGCCCCCAAACCCCCCGCTCCTAAGGTGTCCCCCGGGCGTGGAAAGGGCACCTGGAGGGTGGAGGACCtggagggggagctggagcgCAAGATAAAGATGTTGGAGAAGGAGCGTCAGGCCATGAGGAAGGAGACTCATGGGCAACACGAGAAGATCAATCAGGGGCTCGACACGGTCAACCACCGCGTCACTGAGCTCGAACACA CGCTGACAGAGCCGTCGTTCCCCGATGGCTTCGTGCTCTCCTTCCCCATGCGGACTAACTACATGTACGGCCTGGTGAGGAAGGAGATCAGTGAGATGTACGCCTTCACTGCCTGCGTGTGGTTGAAGGCCAAGGAAGGAGGCATCGGGACCCCCTTCTCCTACTCAGTGCCGGGGCAGCCCAACgagctggtgctgctgcagggcGTCCACAACCCCGTGGAGCTGCTCATCAACGACAAG GTGGCGCAGCTGCCCCTGTCCCTACCGCAGGACGAGTGGCAGCACATCTGTGTCAGCTGGACCCTGAGGGACGGAGTGTGGAAGGCCTATCAGGGCGGGAAGATGAAGGGCAGGGGGGAGGGGCTGGCTGCCTGGCACCCCATCAAACCAGGAGGGGTCCTCATACTAGGACAGGAGCAG gATACGCTGGGCGGGCGATTCGATGCCTCGCAGGCGCTGGTCGGGGAGCTTTCCCAGTTCAACCTGTGGGATCGGGTGCTGAAGCCCATCGAGGTGGCTGCCCTGGCCGAGTGCAGTTCCCCGC TTGGCAACATCGCCCCCTGGACCGACCTGGACGTAGATGTTTACGGCGGTGCGACCAAGGAGTCCCTGGACCCCTGCCACGCCGCCCAGAGATCCAACCCCTCCAGCCCCAGACAGTGA